The DNA window CATCACCTCCCCTCTGTGACCCCATGCTGatggctgcctgctgcctgtCCTGGATGAGCTCTGGTTTTCCCAATGCCATCCCTGTGTACTGGGATCTCCTTGCTCCTCCTCCCCGCTGTCCCTGCATCTGTTCCCCCTGTGCCCCCAGCTGGGTGTCCTGCAGCACTtcctccctgctcccatccTGCTTCCTCTCTAATCCTCACTCTTGCCCAGTCCACATCCCTcatccctcccttccccaaattcgtgtccctgctgtgcccctcTGCCTGCGGTTCTGTGTACTCCCCACATTGTACCCTACACTCAAATAAATACGGTTGTTCCGCTGCCCTCCAGCCCTCTCCTGGTTTCTTTCCCCTCAGCTGGGTGTTGCTGGGGGCTCTGATTTTTCCACTGAGGGCGTGGGGAATCTGGGGGTCCCTCACTCTCCCTGCACTTCCTATAGCCCCAGGATTCCGCACCATGAGATCCCAACACAACACCCCTGGGTACAAACATGCAGCTTTATTCCCAGCTTTGTCTCACAGCCCTGGCACTCAGTGacactgctgtctgtgcagtGGCCGTTGTGTGTCGTACAGCAATGATATGGCAGTGTGTCCGGCTCAGCATCCGTGTGCCCATGGCACAGCTCTTGTGGTCCCTTGTTGCTGTCCTGGTATCCCCACCTCCACCCTAAGTGTCCCCATCCTACCTCCTACTGCCCCCACCCCCTGCCGTCCCCATCCTTAACTCCTGCTATCCCTCATCCCCACTCCCTCTGTCCCCCTTCCTTGGTGCTCCCTGTTGTCCCCAGTCCTGCAGCAGGTGCCACGTGGGGCTTCCGGGGTGCAGCACCTCGTGGGGGGGTCCCTGCTGGCGCATCTCTCCCCCATCCAGCACAGCCACTCGCTGTGCCCGCGCTGCCAGGGCTGCCCGGCCCGTCACCATCAGCACTGCACGCCCCGACCCTCTGGCTGCGAGGATCTCCTGTTCCACCTATGGGAGAACTGGTCAGTGGGACGTCCCCAGCCACAGCCAGGGACTGAGGGCCTCCAAGGGTGGGGACCATGGGGAACGGAGTGCAGACTGAGGGAACGCAGGGCTgagggggatgtggggacatggaggACATGGGGGACATCCCACCTGCTGCTGGCACTCAGTGTCCAGGGCGCTGCTGTGCTCGTCGAGGATGAGGATGCGGGGGTCCCGCAGCAGCGCACGGGCAATGGCCACCGCCTGCCGCTGCCCCCCGGAGAGCTGTCCTCCCAACTCGCCCACCTCTGCGGGGATAGGGGGTCAGGATGGGAGGGAACCCTACAGGGGGCATGAAATGGAGCGGGGACACCGTACCTGTGTCGTAGCCTTGGGGCAGGTGGGTGATGAAGTTGTGGGCGCCCACCTTGCGGGCAGCTGCTGTCACCTGCGCCCGGCTGCAGCACCCCAACCCATAGGAGATGTTGGCGTGGAGCGAGCGGGCAAAGAGCAGCGGCTCCTGGGGGACCACGGCCACCTGCAGTGGGAGGAACAGTGAGGACACAGCGGGGATGCAGCAGTGGAGGTGATGGGGATGGCTGGGGATGTATCAGGGACACCTGAGGACGTGGCTGGGGACATGGCAAGGATGGCTGGGGACTTGGCTGGGACACTGGGGAACACGATGGTGATGGCTGGGGACCCAGACATCTGGTGACCCAACGAGGATGCCTGCTGATGTGCAATGACACTCGGTGACCCACGGGGACAACCAGGAGCCATGGGGACATGCAGTGACTCACCTGGTGGCACAGGTAGGAGTGCTGGTAGCTGGGGAGGGGCTGGCCGTCCAGCAGCAGGCGCCCGGCCATGGGCTGGTGCAGGCGTGACACCAGGGCCACCAGAGTGCTCTTCCCTGCACCCGGGGGTCCCAGCAGCGCCAGCACCTCCCCAGGGCGCAGCTCCAGCGATACGCCCTGGGGACACAGATGTCACACCCACGGTGTCCCTGTACCCAGCCCTTCATGGCCCCAAGGCCTTCCTGCTGTGTCCATCTGTCCCTGTTCCCCCCCGATCTCGTTTTGTTTCCACACCTCTGGTATCACACCTACACACCATGCCCTCCCCACCATGTCTCTGTCACTCATCGTGTCCCCGTGCCATATCCCCACCACATACCATGTCCCTGCACCCTCAATGCCACGTCCTCGTGTTCCTCTGTGACACCCCCATACCATCCTTGTTGTATCTCCTTGTGTATCTCCTTGTTTCATATCCTCACGCCCTGTCCATCATGTTCCTGTGTCCCCACACCTGTCACACTGTCCcaccacatccccatgtcccctgtGCCCACCTTGAGGACGGGCTCCTGGCGCCCAGGGTAGGAGAACCAGACGTCCTCCAGCTGGAGGTGGCCCTGCAGgtcactgggtgccactgtCCCTGAGGGTGCAACCTGTGGCTCCCGGTCCAGGAACTCAAAGATCTTCTCCGAAGAGCCCACAGCCTTTGTCAGTGTGGGGTAATAGCGGAGCAGGACCTGGAGACAGCGCGGTGATACAGCCAGGAGGGCAAGGGGATGTGGtggggggacgtggggacacggggacgtGGGCATCCCCTCTGGCTCACCTCCACAACATCAGTGAACTGCATCTGGTAGAGGAGGAAGGTGACAAGATCCCCAGTGCTGACGGTCCCTGCAGCCACCAGCTGCCCCCCATAGTAGAGGATCCCCACCTTCAGGGCCAATGCTGAGAACTGAGGATGCCATGAGGTCACCAGGGGACACCTCCCCATGGGACACCAAGTTCCCAGCCCCACTCTGTCACCTCCCCATGCTGTCAGTGTTGTGCCTGCCACATCCTGATGTCCCTGTGCCATCATATCCACATCCCACAGTCCCCATGCCATCATTTTCCCTGCCACCCCCGTGCCATTATGGCCCCCAGCCCCTCAGCATGCTGTCCCCATCTCCTGACATCCCAATGCCATcacatccccacgtcccccaaccccatcccatcAAATCCCCATGCTATTGAGCCACTCCATCCCGTACACCGCTGGTCCACACAGAGACGGTATAGAGGGCCACATCCTTCTTCTCCAGGCGGTGGCTCTGCTGCAGGCGCTGCCGGTAGTGCGCAGCCGCCCCATCCTCGTTGGCGAAGCTGCGCACGGTGGCCATGGCTTGGAAAGTCTCCACTGCCACCTCGCTGGCCTGGGCCTGCGCCTTCTGCATCTGTGGTGCCAGGgcctggggacagcagtgtcactgcaGGGCGGGTGGAAGGGGAatgggggctggggaggggacaGTGCATGTATGGTGGTAGAGTGAAAAGGATGGAGGGGACGTAAAGGGGATGGTGGGCGCGCAGAGGTGGGGATGTGCAGAGGACAGTACTGATGTGGAGGAGACAATGGTCACACATAAGGAATAGTGAGCACATGGCAGGGATAGTGGACACATGGAACGGGTGGGGGGGCACGTGGAGGGACAATGGTCACACAGAGGG is part of the Meleagris gallopavo isolate NT-WF06-2002-E0010 breed Aviagen turkey brand Nicholas breeding stock unplaced genomic scaffold, Turkey_5.1 ChrUn_random_7180001876152, whole genome shotgun sequence genome and encodes:
- the LOC100545399 gene encoding antigen peptide transporter 1-like — its product is RADGAGDVATRVTRDAEDVREALGEALSLLLWYLARGVCLFATMAWLSPRMALLTMLALPLLLALPRAVGHFRQALAPQMQKAQAQASEVAVETFQAMATVRSFANEDGAAAHYRQRLQQSHRLEKKDVALYTVSVWTSGFSALALKVGILYYGGQLVAAGTVSTGDLVTFLLYQMQFTDVVEVLLRYYPTLTKAVGSSEKIFEFLDREPQVAPSGTVAPSDLQGHLQLEDVWFSYPGRQEPVLKGVSLELRPGEVLALLGPPGAGKSTLVALVSRLHQPMAGRLLLDGQPLPSYQHSYLCHQVAVVPQEPLLFARSLHANISYGLGCCSRAQVTAAARKVGAHNFITHLPQGYDTEVGELGGQLSGGQRQAVAIARALLRDPRILILDEHSSALDTECQQQVEQEILAARGSGRAVLMVTGRAALAARAQRVAVLDGGEMRQQGPPHEVLHPGSPTWHLLQDWGQQGAPRKGDRGSGDEG